In one window of Onychomys torridus chromosome 7, mOncTor1.1, whole genome shotgun sequence DNA:
- the Pigy gene encoding phosphatidylinositol N-acetylglucosaminyltransferase subunit Y — MIPSLPTLTVLIPLVSLAGLFYSASVEEGFPQGCTSASSLCFYSLLLPVTVPVYVFFHLWTWMGLKLFRHN; from the coding sequence ATGATCCCGTCTCTGCCCACCCTGACTGTCCTCATCCCGCTAGTATCACTGGCAGGCCTCTTCTACTCCGCCTCTGTGGAGGAAGGCTTTCCCCAGGGCTGCACTAGCGCCAGCAGCCTGTGTTTCTACAGCCTGCTGCTGCCGGTCACCGTGCCGGTGTACGTCTTCTTCCACCTGTGGACCTGGATGGGGCTGAAGCTCTTCAGACATAATTAG